From Malacoplasma iowae:
AGGTCTTATTATTGGATATACACTTTCTAGAAAATATTTTAAAAAACAACTAAAAGAAAACCCACCGATTACAGAAGCTCAAATAAGAATGATGTATCAACAAATGGGTAGAAAACCAACTGAAAAAC
This genomic window contains:
- a CDS encoding YneF family protein, with the protein product MLGLALGLSLGLGVPIALVIGLIIGYTLSRKYFKKQLKENPPITEAQIRMMYQQMGRKPTEKQVKQIMANFKKNTK